A stretch of the Hippocampus zosterae strain Florida chromosome 18, ASM2543408v3, whole genome shotgun sequence genome encodes the following:
- the rasgrf2a gene encoding ras-specific guanine nucleotide-releasing factor 2 isoform X2 has protein sequence MQKSVRYNEGHALHLALAARKEGAKRGLVGKRSSENVRWTDKFFALYQNLLFYFDNEQSARPSGMYLLEGCTCERAPAPKVASVSGSRDAPEKMQYYFLVMFGHDGQKPLELRTEEEADCNEWVDCIQQASYSDLILEREILMQKYIHLVQIMETEKIAANQLRTQLEDQDTEIERLKAEIVLLNRTKDRTPPNQNTLDEEDPDIKKIKKVQSFMRGWLCRRKWKLIVQDYICSPHAESMRKRNHIVFNMVEAETEYVNQLSVLVNCFLRPLRMAASSKKPPVSHHDVSSIFLNSETIMFLHQIFHQGLNARMANWPTLVLADLFDILLPMLNIYQEFVRNHQYSLNVLANCKQNRDFDKLLKQYEANAACEGRMLETFLTYPMFQIPRYIITLHELLAHTPHEHVERNSLNFAKSKLEELSKMMHDEVSDTENIRKNLAIERMIVEGCDILLDTSQTFVRQGSLIQLPSSSERGMLSKVRLGSLSLRKEGERQCFLFTKHFLICTRTSGGKLHLLKQGGTLSLMECTLIEELDAGDEDYNAAGQGFSHLEFKMVVEPPDGQTFSVVLLAPSRQEKAAWTSDISQCIDNIRCNGLMTSVFEENSKVSVPHMIKSDARLHKDDVDICFSKTLNSCKVPQIRYASVERLLERLTDLRFLSIDFLNTFLHTYRIFTTAAVVIRKLAHIYRQPFTSIPVRIEQHSCDRLSIMSLCPDYTLKITQLALDQSKSLELFFATNQGSWGMEPLNNKSPRLCRKFSSPPPLSLPSRTSSPVHVRKLSLSSPVGPKVLDLPSTPSSSAASSPTSAHGPGLFTLSSPPPHTAAPCRTLFGFSSSPPPTITKAPLDLSRGPSSPELSPGGEDVVGGDLPRIDAFCGKLRRSIRRAVLETVSLDKFIPEFPAAAGTNSNESGDVSPCRSPSTPRHLRYRPAGGCSSENARCAVSPASAFAIATAAAGHGSSQALGTSEKSCDKEFIIRRAATNRVLNVLRHWVSKHSQDFESNSELKVGVVSLLEEVLRDPDLLPQERKATSNILSALYQEEQDNAQLKIEDILQMKSCPLLHFIAAEGPKAECLESLSAMELAEQITLLDHIVFRSIPYEEFLGQGWMKVDKMEKTPYIMKTSQHFNNMSNLVASQIMTHGDVASRAGAIEKWLAVADICRCLNNYNGVLEITSALNRSAVFRLKKTWAKVCKQTKALMDRLQRTVSSEGRFKNLRETLKNCNPPCVPYLGMYLTDLAFIEEGTPNFTEEGLVNFSKMRMICHIIREIRQFQQAPYRIEHQAKVTHFLLDKTQVMDEDALYELSLKIEPRIPPS, from the exons ATGCAGAAGAGCGTGCGCTACAACGAGGGCCACGCGCTGCACCTGGCCCTGGCCGCGCGCAAGGAGGGTGCCAAGCGGGGCCTGGTCGGCAAGCGCAGCTCGGAGAACGTCCGCTGGACGGACAAGTTCTTCGCGCTCTACCAGAATCTTCTTTTCTACTTCGACAACGAACAGAGCGCGCGGCCGTCCGGCATGTACCTGCTGGAAGGATGCACGTGCGAGcgcgcccccgcccccaaagtGGCCTCGGTCAGCGGCAGCAGGGACGCCCCCGAGAAGATGCAG taCTACTTCCTGGTGATGTTCGGCCATGATGGGCAAAAGCCTCTGGAGCTACGTACTGAAGAGGAAGCCGACTGCAACGAATGGGTGGACTGCATACAACAGGCtag ctaCTCAGACCTGATCTTGGAGCGGGAGATCCTCATGCAGAAGTACATCCACCTGGTCCAGATCATGGAGACCGAGAAGATCGCAGCCAATCAGCTACGCACGCAACTGGAGGACCAGGACACCGAGATCGAGAGGCTAAAGGCCGAG ATCGTGCTGCTCAACAGGACCAAAGACCGCACGCCGCCGAACCAGAACACCCTGGACGAGGAGGACCCCGACATCAAAAAGATCAAGAAG GTGCAGAGCTTCATGCGCGGTTGGCTATGCCGGAGGAAGTGGAAGCTAATCGTTCAGGACTACATCTGCTCGCCGCACGCCGAAAGCATGCGCAAGCGCAACCACATCGTCTTCAACATGGTGGAGGCCGAGACGGAGTACGTTAACCAGCTGTCCGTCCTGGTCAACTGCTTCCTGCGTCCGCTGCGCATGGCCGCCAGCTCCAAGAAGCCGCCCGTCAGCCACCACGACGTCAGCAGCATCTTCCTCAACAG cgagACCATCATGTTCCTGCACCAGATCTTCCACCAGGGCCTGAACGCTCGCATGGCCAACTGGCCTACGCTGGTCCTTG CGGACCTTTTTGACATTCTCCTTCCGATGCTGAACATCTACCAGGAGTTTGTGCGCAACCACCAGTACAGCCTTAATGTTCTAGCCAACTGCAAGCAGAACCGAGACTTCGACAAGCTGCTCAAGCAATACGAGGCCAACGCCGCGTGTGAGGGCCGCATGCTGGAGACATTCCTCACCTACCCCATGTTCCAG attCCTCGTTACATCATCACCCTCCACGAGTTGCTCGCGCACACGCCGCACGAACACGTGGAGAGAAATAGTTTAAACTTTGCCAAGTCCAAACTGGAAGAGCTCTCAAA GATGATGCACGACGAGGTGAGCGACACGGAGAACATCCGCAAGAACCTGGCCATCGAGAGGATGATCGTGGAGGGCTGCGACATCCTGCTGGACACCAGTCAGACTTTCGTTCGACAGG GTTCACTCATCCAGCTACCGTCCAGTAGCGAGCGCGGCATGCTGAGTAAAGTGCGTCTGGGTTCGCTATCGCTGCGCAAGGAAGGCGAGCGCCAGTGCTTCCTGTTCACCAAACACTTCCTCATCTGCACCAGAACGTCCGGAGGGAAGCTGCACTTGCTGAAG CAAGGAGGCACGTTGTCGCTGATGGAATGCACGCTGATCGAGGAACTGGACGCCGGCGACGAGGACT ACAACGCGGCAGGTCAAGGCTTCAGCCATTTGGAGTTCAAAATGGTGGTGGAGCCTCCCGACGGGCAGACGTTTTCGGTGGTCCTGCTCGCTCCCTCGCGCCAGGAGAAGGCGGCCTGGACCAGCGACATCAGCCAG TGCATCGATAACATCCGCTGCAACGGGTTGATGACCAGCGTCTTTGAGGAAAACTCCAAAGTTTCTGTGCCGCACATGATTAA GTCGGACGCCCGCCTGCACAAGGACGACGTGGACATCTGCTTCAGCAAGACGCTCAACTCGTGCAAAGTGCCGCAGATCCGCTACGCCAGCGTGGAGCGGCTGCTGGAGCGCCTGACCGACCTACGCTTCCTCTCGATCGACTTCCTCAACACCTTCCTGCACACCTACAGGATTTTCACCACGGCCGCCGTCGTCATCCGCAAGCTGGCGCACATCTACCGCCAGCCCTTCACCTCCATCCCCGTCAG GATCGAGCAGCACTCGTGCGACCGTCTGTCCATCATGTCTCTATGTCCCGACTACACTCTGAAGATCACCCAGCTGGCTCTGGATCAGTCCAA GTCTCTGGAGCTTTTCTTCGCCACCAACCAGGGCTCATGGGGCATGGAACCCCTGAACAACAAATCCCCGCGCCTGTGTCGCAAGTTCTCATCCCCGCCGCCTTTGTCCCTCCCGTCTCGCACTTCCTCGCCCGTCCACGTACGCAAATTGTCCCTCAGCTCGCCAGTGGGCCCCAAAGTCCTGGACCTCCCCTCCACGCCGTCGTCCTCGGCCGCCAGCTCCCCAACCTCGGCGCACGGCCCGGGCCTGTTCACTTTGTCGTCGCCGCCCCCCCACACCGCCGCACCCTGCAGGACGCTGTTTGGCTTCTCGTCGTCGCCGCCGCCCACCATTACCAAGGCCCCGTTGGATCTCAGTCGAGGTCCCAGTTCGCCCGAGCTCAGCCCGGGTGGCGAGGACGTCGTCGGTGGCGATCTGCCTCGCATTGACGCCTTCTGCGGGAAACTGAGGAGAAGCATCCGCCGAG CCGTACTGGAGACCGTGTCTCTGGACAAATTTATTCCGGAAtttcccgccgccgccggcacCAACAGCAACGAGTCCGGCGACGTGTCCCCGTGTCGCTCACCGTCCACGCCGCGACACTTGCGCTACCGCCCGGCAGGAG GGTGTTCATCCGAGAACGCCCGGTGCGCTGTGTCGCCTGCGTCTGCTTTCGCcatcgccaccgccgccgccggacACGGCAGCTCCCAGG CATTGGGCACCTCGGAGAAGTCCTGCGACAAAGAGTTCATCATCCGCAGAGCCGCCACCAACAGAGTTCTTAATGTGCTGCGACATTGGGTCTCCAAACACTCTCAG GACTTTGAGAGCAACAGCGAACTGAAGGTGGGCGTGGTCAGCCTCCTGGAGGAAGTCCTGCGGGATCCGGACCTTCTGCCTCAGGAGAGGAAAGCCACCAGCAACATTCTCAG CGCTCTTTATCAAGAAGAGCAAGACAACGCTCAGCTCAAGATTGAAGACATTCTGCAAATG AAAAGTTGTCCACTTCTTCACTTCATTGCG gcggaGGGACCAAAGGCAGAGTGTTTAGAGTCCTTGTCTGCGATGGAGCTGGCCGAGCAGATCACGCTACTGGACCACATCGTTTTCAGGAGCATTCCTTACGA GGAGTTCCTTGGGCAAGGCTGGATGAAGGTGGACAAGATGGAGAAGACTCCTTATATCATGAAAACCAGCCAGCACTTTAACAAT ATGAGCAACCTGGTGGCGTCGCAGATCATGACGCACGGCGACGTAGCCTCCCGGGCGGGTGCCATCGAGAAGTGGTTGGCTGTGGCGGACATCTGCCGCTGCCTCAACAACTACAACGGCGTCCTGGAGATCACCTCGGCGCTCAACCGCAGCGCCGTCTTCCGCCTCAAGAAGACGTGGGCCAAAGTCTGCAAGCAG ACAAAGGCGCTGATGGATCGTCTGCAGAGGACGGTCTCGTCTGAAGGACGCTTCAAGAACCTCCGAGAGACGCTGAAAAA ctgTAACCCGCCGTGCGTGCCCTACCTTGGCATGTACCTTACCGACCTGGCTTTCATCGAGGAGGGGACGCCCAACTTCACAGAGGAAGGTCTGGTTAACTTCTCCAAGATGAGGATG ATCTGTCACATCATCCGAGAGATCCGGCAGTTCCAGCAAGCTCCTTACAGGATTGAGCACCAGGCCAAG GTGACTCACTTCCtactggacaagacacaagtgATGGATGAAGATGCGCTGTACGAGCTTTCGCTGAAGATTGAACCGCGCATACCGCCGAGCTAA
- the rasgrf2a gene encoding ras-specific guanine nucleotide-releasing factor 2 isoform X4, with product MQKSVRYNEGHALHLALAARKEGAKRGLVGKRSSENVRWTDKFFALYQNLLFYFDNEQSARPSGMYLLEGCTCERAPAPKVASVSGSRDAPEKMQYYFLVMFGHDGQKPLELRTEEEADCNEWVDCIQQASYSDLILEREILMQKYIHLVQIMETEKIAANQLRTQLEDQDTEIERLKAEIVLLNRTKDRTPPNQNTLDEEDPDIKKIKKVQSFMRGWLCRRKWKLIVQDYICSPHAESMRKRNHIVFNMVEAETEYVNQLSVLVNCFLRPLRMAASSKKPPVSHHDVSSIFLNSETIMFLHQIFHQGLNARMANWPTLVLADLFDILLPMLNIYQEFVRNHQYSLNVLANCKQNRDFDKLLKQYEANAACEGRMLETFLTYPMFQIPRYIITLHELLAHTPHEHVERNSLNFAKSKLEELSKMMHDEVSDTENIRKNLAIERMIVEGCDILLDTSQTFVRQGSLIQLPSSSERGMLSKVRLGSLSLRKEGERQCFLFTKHFLICTRTSGGKLHLLKQGGTLSLMECTLIEELDAGDEDYNAAGQGFSHLEFKMVVEPPDGQTFSVVLLAPSRQEKAAWTSDISQCIDNIRCNGLMTSVFEENSKVSVPHMIKSDARLHKDDVDICFSKTLNSCKVPQIRYASVERLLERLTDLRFLSIDFLNTFLHTYRIFTTAAVVIRKLAHIYRQPFTSIPVRSLELFFATNQGSWGMEPLNNKSPRLCRKFSSPPPLSLPSRTSSPVHVRKLSLSSPVGPKVLDLPSTPSSSAASSPTSAHGPGLFTLSSPPPHTAAPCRTLFGFSSSPPPTITKAPLDLSRGPSSPELSPGGEDVVGGDLPRIDAFCGKLRRSIRRAVLETVSLDKFIPEFPAAAGTNSNESGDVSPCRSPSTPRHLRYRPAGGCSSENARCAVSPASAFAIATAAAGHGSSQALGTSEKSCDKEFIIRRAATNRVLNVLRHWVSKHSQDFESNSELKVGVVSLLEEVLRDPDLLPQERKATSNILSALYQEEQDNAQLKIEDILQMKSCPLLHFIAAEGPKAECLESLSAMELAEQITLLDHIVFRSIPYEEFLGQGWMKVDKMEKTPYIMKTSQHFNNMSNLVASQIMTHGDVASRAGAIEKWLAVADICRCLNNYNGVLEITSALNRSAVFRLKKTWAKVCKQTKALMDRLQRTVSSEGRFKNLRETLKNCNPPCVPYLGMYLTDLAFIEEGTPNFTEEGLVNFSKMRMICHIIREIRQFQQAPYRIEHQAKVTHFLLDKTQVMDEDALYELSLKIEPRIPPS from the exons ATGCAGAAGAGCGTGCGCTACAACGAGGGCCACGCGCTGCACCTGGCCCTGGCCGCGCGCAAGGAGGGTGCCAAGCGGGGCCTGGTCGGCAAGCGCAGCTCGGAGAACGTCCGCTGGACGGACAAGTTCTTCGCGCTCTACCAGAATCTTCTTTTCTACTTCGACAACGAACAGAGCGCGCGGCCGTCCGGCATGTACCTGCTGGAAGGATGCACGTGCGAGcgcgcccccgcccccaaagtGGCCTCGGTCAGCGGCAGCAGGGACGCCCCCGAGAAGATGCAG taCTACTTCCTGGTGATGTTCGGCCATGATGGGCAAAAGCCTCTGGAGCTACGTACTGAAGAGGAAGCCGACTGCAACGAATGGGTGGACTGCATACAACAGGCtag ctaCTCAGACCTGATCTTGGAGCGGGAGATCCTCATGCAGAAGTACATCCACCTGGTCCAGATCATGGAGACCGAGAAGATCGCAGCCAATCAGCTACGCACGCAACTGGAGGACCAGGACACCGAGATCGAGAGGCTAAAGGCCGAG ATCGTGCTGCTCAACAGGACCAAAGACCGCACGCCGCCGAACCAGAACACCCTGGACGAGGAGGACCCCGACATCAAAAAGATCAAGAAG GTGCAGAGCTTCATGCGCGGTTGGCTATGCCGGAGGAAGTGGAAGCTAATCGTTCAGGACTACATCTGCTCGCCGCACGCCGAAAGCATGCGCAAGCGCAACCACATCGTCTTCAACATGGTGGAGGCCGAGACGGAGTACGTTAACCAGCTGTCCGTCCTGGTCAACTGCTTCCTGCGTCCGCTGCGCATGGCCGCCAGCTCCAAGAAGCCGCCCGTCAGCCACCACGACGTCAGCAGCATCTTCCTCAACAG cgagACCATCATGTTCCTGCACCAGATCTTCCACCAGGGCCTGAACGCTCGCATGGCCAACTGGCCTACGCTGGTCCTTG CGGACCTTTTTGACATTCTCCTTCCGATGCTGAACATCTACCAGGAGTTTGTGCGCAACCACCAGTACAGCCTTAATGTTCTAGCCAACTGCAAGCAGAACCGAGACTTCGACAAGCTGCTCAAGCAATACGAGGCCAACGCCGCGTGTGAGGGCCGCATGCTGGAGACATTCCTCACCTACCCCATGTTCCAG attCCTCGTTACATCATCACCCTCCACGAGTTGCTCGCGCACACGCCGCACGAACACGTGGAGAGAAATAGTTTAAACTTTGCCAAGTCCAAACTGGAAGAGCTCTCAAA GATGATGCACGACGAGGTGAGCGACACGGAGAACATCCGCAAGAACCTGGCCATCGAGAGGATGATCGTGGAGGGCTGCGACATCCTGCTGGACACCAGTCAGACTTTCGTTCGACAGG GTTCACTCATCCAGCTACCGTCCAGTAGCGAGCGCGGCATGCTGAGTAAAGTGCGTCTGGGTTCGCTATCGCTGCGCAAGGAAGGCGAGCGCCAGTGCTTCCTGTTCACCAAACACTTCCTCATCTGCACCAGAACGTCCGGAGGGAAGCTGCACTTGCTGAAG CAAGGAGGCACGTTGTCGCTGATGGAATGCACGCTGATCGAGGAACTGGACGCCGGCGACGAGGACT ACAACGCGGCAGGTCAAGGCTTCAGCCATTTGGAGTTCAAAATGGTGGTGGAGCCTCCCGACGGGCAGACGTTTTCGGTGGTCCTGCTCGCTCCCTCGCGCCAGGAGAAGGCGGCCTGGACCAGCGACATCAGCCAG TGCATCGATAACATCCGCTGCAACGGGTTGATGACCAGCGTCTTTGAGGAAAACTCCAAAGTTTCTGTGCCGCACATGATTAA GTCGGACGCCCGCCTGCACAAGGACGACGTGGACATCTGCTTCAGCAAGACGCTCAACTCGTGCAAAGTGCCGCAGATCCGCTACGCCAGCGTGGAGCGGCTGCTGGAGCGCCTGACCGACCTACGCTTCCTCTCGATCGACTTCCTCAACACCTTCCTGCACACCTACAGGATTTTCACCACGGCCGCCGTCGTCATCCGCAAGCTGGCGCACATCTACCGCCAGCCCTTCACCTCCATCCCCGTCAG GTCTCTGGAGCTTTTCTTCGCCACCAACCAGGGCTCATGGGGCATGGAACCCCTGAACAACAAATCCCCGCGCCTGTGTCGCAAGTTCTCATCCCCGCCGCCTTTGTCCCTCCCGTCTCGCACTTCCTCGCCCGTCCACGTACGCAAATTGTCCCTCAGCTCGCCAGTGGGCCCCAAAGTCCTGGACCTCCCCTCCACGCCGTCGTCCTCGGCCGCCAGCTCCCCAACCTCGGCGCACGGCCCGGGCCTGTTCACTTTGTCGTCGCCGCCCCCCCACACCGCCGCACCCTGCAGGACGCTGTTTGGCTTCTCGTCGTCGCCGCCGCCCACCATTACCAAGGCCCCGTTGGATCTCAGTCGAGGTCCCAGTTCGCCCGAGCTCAGCCCGGGTGGCGAGGACGTCGTCGGTGGCGATCTGCCTCGCATTGACGCCTTCTGCGGGAAACTGAGGAGAAGCATCCGCCGAG CCGTACTGGAGACCGTGTCTCTGGACAAATTTATTCCGGAAtttcccgccgccgccggcacCAACAGCAACGAGTCCGGCGACGTGTCCCCGTGTCGCTCACCGTCCACGCCGCGACACTTGCGCTACCGCCCGGCAGGAG GGTGTTCATCCGAGAACGCCCGGTGCGCTGTGTCGCCTGCGTCTGCTTTCGCcatcgccaccgccgccgccggacACGGCAGCTCCCAGG CATTGGGCACCTCGGAGAAGTCCTGCGACAAAGAGTTCATCATCCGCAGAGCCGCCACCAACAGAGTTCTTAATGTGCTGCGACATTGGGTCTCCAAACACTCTCAG GACTTTGAGAGCAACAGCGAACTGAAGGTGGGCGTGGTCAGCCTCCTGGAGGAAGTCCTGCGGGATCCGGACCTTCTGCCTCAGGAGAGGAAAGCCACCAGCAACATTCTCAG CGCTCTTTATCAAGAAGAGCAAGACAACGCTCAGCTCAAGATTGAAGACATTCTGCAAATG AAAAGTTGTCCACTTCTTCACTTCATTGCG gcggaGGGACCAAAGGCAGAGTGTTTAGAGTCCTTGTCTGCGATGGAGCTGGCCGAGCAGATCACGCTACTGGACCACATCGTTTTCAGGAGCATTCCTTACGA GGAGTTCCTTGGGCAAGGCTGGATGAAGGTGGACAAGATGGAGAAGACTCCTTATATCATGAAAACCAGCCAGCACTTTAACAAT ATGAGCAACCTGGTGGCGTCGCAGATCATGACGCACGGCGACGTAGCCTCCCGGGCGGGTGCCATCGAGAAGTGGTTGGCTGTGGCGGACATCTGCCGCTGCCTCAACAACTACAACGGCGTCCTGGAGATCACCTCGGCGCTCAACCGCAGCGCCGTCTTCCGCCTCAAGAAGACGTGGGCCAAAGTCTGCAAGCAG ACAAAGGCGCTGATGGATCGTCTGCAGAGGACGGTCTCGTCTGAAGGACGCTTCAAGAACCTCCGAGAGACGCTGAAAAA ctgTAACCCGCCGTGCGTGCCCTACCTTGGCATGTACCTTACCGACCTGGCTTTCATCGAGGAGGGGACGCCCAACTTCACAGAGGAAGGTCTGGTTAACTTCTCCAAGATGAGGATG ATCTGTCACATCATCCGAGAGATCCGGCAGTTCCAGCAAGCTCCTTACAGGATTGAGCACCAGGCCAAG GTGACTCACTTCCtactggacaagacacaagtgATGGATGAAGATGCGCTGTACGAGCTTTCGCTGAAGATTGAACCGCGCATACCGCCGAGCTAA